In Lolium rigidum isolate FL_2022 chromosome 7, APGP_CSIRO_Lrig_0.1, whole genome shotgun sequence, the DNA window TTACGAACTTGTATTTCTTTCTCACTTGATGACCTCTTACATGAGCCTGTACAAAGAAGCTCTTTAAGGTTAGCAAAGTACAACACAGTTTACCAGATATCATGCAGTTCAAACCAATCAAGCAACATCAAGTTCAACTTGAATACAGCTTCAAAACCAAACATCTCCTCATTCCTTTACCTGTATTTTTACCACATTTCTGCGCATGTTCAGAAAGTTTTTGCGTCCTTTCCAACCCTTATATTTCTTCTGAATTGAAACAGCTGCTTTATCAAAAAACTGACCGCTTGAAACATGATGTTGGTTGTATAACCTTGATGCAGCTGCAAGTTCATCTATATCTTCTTGTGTCATCCCATATTCATCCTTCAGTCGAGCATTCTTGTGTTGTCTCTTCATGAAAGAAAAGGCACGGAAGGCATTCTGAATTCGTGCTGCTGCTTGAGCTGCATTCCTCACGGCTGCAAGAGAGTCCTTCAGCGAGAGCTCATCTTCAGTGCCTCCATGCAGTAGGGCACTCCTCTGAGATATGCTCTCTACTGCTCGCTCTGCTTCCACTGCAGCTGATCCTTTTGTAATATCGTTCTCTTTTATAGTCAGTGATGCAAGATAGCTAGTTAGAGAGACTTCTGAAAGATAGCCTGCAAGGCCCATGTGTCCTTGTTCAGAAGCTAGGAAAGCTGCCGTTTTGCCCACTGGATCTTGTGCAGTGGGATCGGCAACAGCTGGAGCCGATGCGCCAGCAGCAAGAAGTGCAGCAACCATCTTCTCCCTTCAATGACAATGGGTTTATTAATTAATTTTAATAATGATGATTTAACAAGGTTGCTTGCTAGTTCCAGGAAaccaatagcaatatgagagagaGGGGTAAAAGTTACGATGTACTGCCTTGCTTACTACAAACTTATCTTTTCTCTCCAACGTAAAATGACCATTTCTACTTCATTTGAACCTATGTTCTGTTTACTTGTTACCAAGTTAGTGGCATGGAGGCCGAGACTGAGATTACCCAAGTACAAGACCAACATTGATAGTTTTGGATAAAAATGGTTTCTTCAGCCAACAGAAGGATATGTTCTGTTTGTAAGAATTATGGACTGGGGGAaggatccctcccttggctataagTTGTTAGGTATATGAGACATCTCCAGTGATCTTTCACACAGATAGCACCCGGTTAGTCTGAACGCTTCACCTGCGATTTTTCACGCGGATAGCAAGAAGTGCAGCCACCAAGCCAGTGCTTGATTCTCGGAGTGTTTTTATTTAGAAAGCTATGGATAACCCTGGTTAGTCAAAACAGACACGAAGTCACCAGCAATAGAATTTAATGGCCAATTACCTTCCAAAATAAGCAGCCCAATGAAGTGCAGTCCATCCTTTTGCATCACGCAAATTTATGCCAACACCAACACTGAGAACTGAGGACAGTGCCCACTCATAGCCCAGCGCAGAAATCAAGTGTATCATACCTTGCTCATGCTTGGACATAGAACAATATGTTCCATCGTTTCTTTGTAGCTTCAGCGATAACCAATGTTGTAATTTACTTTTCAGCAATTCCTCCATAATCCAATCAACCACACTTGGTGAATTTTCACAACCTACATCAAGTTCATCAATCTTAAGTTTTGGACTCTGTCCAGCCTGAGGATCACCACCCGAAACTGTAGAGGATGCATCATCACTCAGAAGTATTCTTGCGAACTTGGCAAGAAGTGACAACTCTTCAGTAGACTTCATAGATCTAGACGGCGGCGCGAGGTCTGTGAAACTAGAAGCCGTTGACTTTGCACGGAACTCAAAGTCCTTGACCTCACTGCAAACTTCTCTATTCCCAGTGGTAATACAGAGCGTGAGCTTACCGCTACTGTGTAGTGGTGTGTGGCAGCGAAGGACACCTGGCTGAACAATTTCAACTGGCATCTCGCTGTCGCCGAACATTACTGCCCAGGATGAATTTGACGGATCACACAAGAAATCTCCAGTAATGATGACCTACATTGATGAAAGGAAGGGCAAGAAATAAGAACAATTGGTATTACGACATAGAAAACTGAAAATGTTTATGGTGTACCTTTGTGATCTCATAGCAGAATGCCCATTCAGGAGAGATCTCACGAATATTAAACTTTCCCTTAGGTGTCAAGTTTATTCTTTTATCCTCTCCCGATGATGTTTCAAACTGACCATGGTCCAGCAACGACTCTGATATTTCAGAGTGATACAGATTACTTTGAAGTGCTACAGGAGATGTTCTTGTCCAGTCCGAATTCAGATAGCTTTGAAGACTACTGTCATGAGCTGAAAAAGTATCAATGCCATTGATTCCTTCATCTCTTGGTATGAAGTTATAAGATGGCGAGTCAATAGAGTCTTCTGGCCCTAAAAGAAATCTCTTAGCAGCAGAAAGTTGCATCTGCAAATCGGTGCCATCTAGGCCTCCTGGTGGCTGATATTCTGAACTTTGCTGATAGTGGGCACCAGACTGCTCATGTAAGATGTAAGGTGTCAATAGACTTCATTGAGGGTGATAATGTTGAAAGAATCAACAACCCTTCACATGGTAATACAGCTGGTATAGTTCTGGTCATGGTTTAAGTACGTTCTGAACACACTAGTTTGACATGGTGCCAACAAAAAGGGTTGGCACATTTCATTTTTTGTATTCTGTCACTACGGTAGTATCATCATAGACCTGATCTTAAACGCACATTAAGTTAAATGGCCCTAAAGTATTAATTGAAGAAATAACTTTCCAAACTATTCACCAGGAAGACACTGCAGGTATCCCTCTTAAAAAGCAATCAGAATAACATATTAGACTGGTTATAACCAATTCCTTACGCTGAATAAATCACAGAAGGATAATATAAAACCAGTTACCATTTCTTACCTGGTATGTAGATGACTCTGGCAAACCTGAATTGAACTTCAGCACATTTTCCCATGATGGTGGTATCCCCCTGCCACCACCATTTTGAGTTCCTTCTGGTCGAATTTGATTTGCTTTATCATCACCTGTATAGGATGCAAATGTTTTGATTCAGTTCAGAAATATCAAATAATCATTTAGCTGGTGCAGGGTCTGGACACCTAATAGCTTGCTGGTGTGTATGGATGTCTCTAGATGAAGGGACGTGGGCACTTGGCACAAAATTAACTTGTACGATGATTGGTAAAAATATTATGTACGTTCACAAAGGTGTAGAGGGGAGACTTTTGGCAAATCAAGCAAAAAGCATGCTTTCAAACATTCAGTTTTATTAATAAATTTCCATATTCTAGTGCAATTTTATTTCCATGGATCTAATTTTAAAGAGAAGCAGGAAAACGTGGAACTTTACCTGGACTGTTGCTTGTCTGATTTCCCTGTCTTTCTGCAGCCTCAGTATTTGTAACTTGGTTTACGTAAATGTAGTCATCATCATCACCCAAACTTAACTGCTCAGTGATGCTCCTCAAAGCTTGGTCAAACCCAGATTTATTTGTTGAATCATTACTATCTGTCATGTAAAATTCGGAACTTCGTTCCAGACTAGTCTGGCCAAGTTTTGGTTTTCCTATTAATCCAGAATAGGAACTTACTTCAGTTACAGAGCTCTGCCGGGATTCACTGCCCTCACTAAAGTCCGAAGTGGAGCCGTGGTTTCCATATATGTCACTTGGATAACTCAAGATCGAAAGAGATGCTGCTGATCCATTTGACAATGATGAATAATATCGTCCCTGTAAGAAAGTTTCATGCAGAAAATTACCCATCTGATGTGCTCCCATTGTATCTCAGATTCTCAGCACAATAGAAGTGGATCCAAGGAGGTTATCAGTTATCACTATACAAGCGTGTGGGATCAAATCAGTACCacataaaaactaaaaaaaatctcatttttcttgagagaaaaagaaaagatttATGCAAGCCTAGGGCCAGATTATAACGCTGTAGATTAGTTCCACAGAAAAGAAAAGATCTATACCGCTTATTTTCACAAACTGGATTATATCGATGTTGATTAGTTCTTAAGAACGAAGATATACACTGGTTACTTTGGTGAAAACAGATTATAACTGTGTAGATAGGTACAAATTGTTGTGAGATTCCTGTACAAaaacgaaaaaaagaaaaacctcCTGGCTCGCGTTGTTCCCAGGGGGCGGCTCGGGTGAAACTCTAGCCGCAGCCGCCCGTCACCCCTCCTTCCCCGcatctccccgccgccgccggaggaagctGGCGGGCAAAGCCCCTCCCGGCATACAGGGGTGCCGGGGTCTCATCTCCGAGCGCGACTGgcgggggcctcctcctcctcgcatgGTGGGATCTCCGGCCGGAGCTTCGCGGTGGCCCTGGGCGGCGCGGCTCGTCCGGCGGGGATGGAAGCTGGGGCGGCAGCCCCAGACTTTTTCCTTTCGGTGACCTTGGCAAGCGCTATGGCCGCAAGGGTGGCACAACGCTTGGTTTGGGGGACTCGGGTATGGGTCAGCCCCTCATCTCCGCACggtgcgggtggtggtggtgccCGCCGAGATCTCCAATCTGCTGTTGGGAGCCGGCGGGCAGCAGCGTGGGGGCCTGCCAATCTGCCTAATGAAGGAGACGGTCCTTGGATTCTTCTCACGCCAAGATGGTGTTCTGCTTGATGTCGGCCCTCATTGATATGGCCGGTgacgagtttcggaaggctccgttGGCAATCTCCATTGGGCGCCTGGTGCATGTAGATTGCTGGATCAGATGAGATTCGGTCGTGTGCACCCATATTTCTGGTCGTGCGGTTTCAGGAGGGAATGAAGAAAGTGGCGGAGAATGTTATGGCGGCTGAGGTCTAGGGTCTAGAAATGGCGGACTGAGTCTTCGTGGCAAAGAGGACTTTGCTTGGTGTTTCTTGACTTACAACGACGACATCAGCAAGCAGGGGCAGCAGCATAGGAGGAGTACAAAATCTTATCTTtctgggtgaaaatccaaggttaggccttaattggttgtgtttgtcaatggccttgttgaagacattgttttgagagaacGCTTGCtctagggtgaaaatccaaggtctggtcttaattggttgtgcctagcaacggccttgttgaaggcattgttttgataaCGCGGACTTCAGATGCTATCTTGGCAGTGGTTTGTGTTGCAACTAAAGGTTTTGATCGCCGTAGCGGAATCTTTTGCTTGTCTTCTTCTTTCTAGTAGGgctatgtgcatccgtaatgttctTTAGGACATTCCATTGTTGCaaaaggctaggtgtaattggtatcctgGGCGTAATTGGTATCcttgcgatattaatatataacTTTGTCGAAAAACTGCACAGGCTACTTCGCTAGTTTTATGTAGATTATCATGAAAGAATCTCTCTGGAATTGTGAAGAAGACCATATCTATTCTACTGTGAACAAATTTGAGGCAGAAGGCAAAAGTGCCATCTGGAGTGAAGCGTAATCATAACTGAAGCTTCCATACTTATTTATTTGTTTTCTACATGCAGATTACAAGAGCACTCTGTAACTACAAGTAATTGCTGAAGAGAGAAtagccaaaataccactagtTGAAACCTAAAgtgccaaaataccactagtgaAAACCAAAGTGCCAAAATAGCACTCATCTTAGGTTTTTTCATGCCAAAATACCACTACCGTGGGATGTCAAACAGATTCCGTTAGTCAAACCGTTATTTTTTCTTGACTTGACAAAAATACCCTCGACTTCATCTAAATGAAAAAGGGAACACTCGCCGGCGCCGGTGCATCACTCCCCCATGACTCGCCACCCCTGCAGCTAGTCCCACACTTCACAGACACTCCCCCAACCAGCTACACTAGCACCGAGGACCAGGCCTATATTGCTATGCCGCGCAGGGCTTCTCCCCGACAAGATCCGCCGAGGCAAGGCGCTTGGTGGTTGCTACTCTACATAGTATGCTCGTGCATCCAGCCAGGCCGTCGCCGGCGTACCTGATGGATTGAACGTGGTCTGCTACTGCTCGTCTGGGTTCGTAACTATGTCACCGCTGCTTTGTTCTTCTAGCCCCATGCATAGATGCATTCGTTCTTGGTCTCTTGGAGCATGTTGATTGCAGGTTGCAGCTCGTAGCACCCTCCACAACCTCTTAGTCAACATTATACTAGCAAAACATTCTTTTCACAGAAGTTGCTCACTTGCTCTATGTGGAAGAGGCGTGGTCATTTATGTCTTTCTTTGAAAATGTTAGTGTCAGTTAGCcactagtggtattttggcatGAAAAAACTAAGTTGAGTGGTATTTTGGCTCTTCGGTTTTCACTAGTGATATTTTGGCACTTTCGGTTTTGactagtggtattttggctaTTCTCTCATTGCTGAACTGTGGAACTGAGCTGCTGTCAGGTTTAATAATTCTCAAATGACAGATTGATAGAATGTGTAACTGAATCCTGATATGGATTGATGTGAATAAAAATTCTTGAGATAATCATTACAGTGATGACTGAAATGGTGCATCAGTGTATAACTATTTACATTTTGACATGAATTTTAGCATAAGCTGATAATATTGGTTCACATTTTTATGGGTGCATATGTTAGCTTACTCAATCAAGTCTCTTCAGCATTTATTTACCATACTGATGATTTTTCCAAAATAACACCAGAAATATTTAGAGGAAAGTATATCATGCAAATGTAATTTTGCTCCCAGAACATACCTCAGACACTTCTAGATATTGTACCAGCACAATATGGTCGTATGCACTGCAGAAAAGGACAATATGTATTACAATAAATATTACTAACCACTCTTTCACAGACAAATGTTTGGAATGTTTCCCCGATAGCAAATGAATAGCAAGTAGCATCCGGCATCTTGGCACAATTGTAACTTAACAATAACATAAATATTATAAATAACGTAGTTCACAATCTTAGCCAAGTCATAAGAAGAATTTGAGATAGCTGAATGGAAAAGCTAATCTTACGGTTCCAGCATCCAGAAACACCGTCTCTGAAAACTTGGATTTTGCTCTCCGTGAGCGTAGTAGCAGCTCAGAGCATCAATATTTCCAACCTGTGATAATATGAAATGTCATATACTAACATATAAGATGTTGAAGTGTCTTGATTAACAACTCGTTCTAAagttctgagtacaaaatattctACAACGCCCACTAATCAAGAAAAAAATCAAGCTAACCATACAACAGAGAATTTCTAAGATATGAACATCTACTAATATAAAAGGCATGAGTTGTGGCCAAGAGGATCCTAGCTATTAAACCGTTTAAATCAAATTGCTCACGTTgctccaatgatgttgcacatcacatAATGGCTAGGTTGGAAAGTCTCCAATCAGTTATCAGTTATTCTGTAAGATTCTAATTAATTATCAATAAATCtcatgaaaagaatgagaactgagttccagctcagtggcaaggcaaggcgagtgcgcagccagcccacccgggttcgaatcccaTCCGTAGCGAGAAATCGCTGGATGGCGAACTAAACGGGTTATCATCCGTAGCGAGAAATCGCTGTAGAGTCTCATCCTATCTAACAAcctatagccaagggagggatcattccccccaTTGGTCAACGTTTGTAATCTCATGAAAAGAATGACTACAGGTGATATAGACATATAGTTACTTGCTTGTTGACTTATTCCAGTTCTGATGCATCTCTTGACAGAGAAAACACTATACATCAAAGCAACAACTGCACATTCAACAAATATACATGAATATGTACAAATGTTCGATGTGATATAGCTAAATGGAACATCAGTGGCCTGATCAATTCGTGATATTTGATTTGCCAAATAATACCATACGGCTATGTTGTTACTTCTTGCAAAGATGATGCTCAATATCAGAACATGCACACTGAGTCACCCTAAGACTCCTAACAGACAACACCATGTCTTGTGATACTTGTGTTTTTAAATATTGACAAAAGTTAGTGCAGATAATCCCCTTCCTCCCGTGTCGCTCCCGCTCGGGGCGACACCGGAggaccccaaaccctagccgcccaggACCTCCTTccccctccctcccctccctTGCCGCCGCCAGAGGCGACCGCCGGAAAGCCGGCGCGGTGccaggacggcggcggcgaggctgtCGCGGCTGCGCCTCTGCGGCGGAGGGCTTtggcgtcggggcggcggcctcgtCCGGGTGTGGGCGGCGTGGTTCCTGGCGGCGGGAGACGTTTGCCGATGGTGTTGACCGCCCTCCTTGGCCGTGCGGGCGGCGAGGGGACGGTGGACGGTGGTTGCTACTGC includes these proteins:
- the LOC124670075 gene encoding calmodulin-binding transcription activator 4-like gives rise to the protein MSQSFDINVLLKEARGRWLKPSEVYYILSTHEKLQITHQPPNKPPSGSLFLYNRRVNRFFRRDGLAWRRKKDGRTVGEAHERLKVGNIDALSCYYAHGEQNPSFQRRCFWMLEPAYDHIVLVQYLEVSEGRYYSSLSNGSAASLSILSYPSDIYGNHGSTSDFSEGSESRQSSVTEVSSYSGLIGKPKLGQTSLERSSEFYMTDSNDSTNKSGFDQALRSITEQLSLGDDDDYIYVNQVTNTEAAERQGNQTSNSPGDDKANQIRPEGTQNGGGRGIPPSWENVLKFNSGLPESSTYQSGAHYQQSSEYQPPGGLDGTDLQMQLSAAKRFLLGPEDSIDSPSYNFIPRDEGINGIDTFSAHDSSLQSYLNSDWTRTSPVALQSNLYHSEISESLLDHGQFETSSGEDKRINLTPKGKFNIREISPEWAFCYEITKVIITGDFLCDPSNSSWAVMFGDSEMPVEIVQPGVLRCHTPLHSSGKLTLCITTGNREVCSEVKDFEFRAKSTASSFTDLAPPSRSMKSTEELSLLAKFARILLSDDASSTVSGGDPQAGQSPKLKIDELDVGCENSPSVVDWIMEELLKSKLQHWLSLKLQRNDGTYCSMSKHEQGMIHLISALGYEWALSSVLSVGVGINLRDAKGWTALHWAAYFGREKMVAALLAAGASAPAVADPTAQDPVGKTAAFLASEQGHMGLAGYLSEVSLTSYLASLTIKENDITKGSAAVEAERAVESISQRSALLHGGTEDELSLKDSLAAVRNAAQAAARIQNAFRAFSFMKRQHKNARLKDEYGMTQEDIDELAAASRLYNQHHVSSGQFFDKAAVSIQKKYKGWKGRKNFLNMRRNVVKIQAHVRGHQVRKKYKFVSTVSVLEKVILRWRRKGHGLRGFRAEQSAMTETEEGEEEDDDDFYDDDAVKIFRRQKVDESVQEAVSRVLSMVDSPEARMQYRRMLEEVRQATAKLGTSDEATSSILNDDLLLEIKKITW